The window TTCTCCTCCAAGCTCATTCAGACGATACGCGGTATCGGCTACCTGCTGAAAGTTGAACCTTCCTCAAGCAAAGAGGCGGACGATTCAGCAGATGAAGCTGTCCCCAAAGATGGGCAAACACCCTCATGAGCCTTAAGCTGAAAATCACACTATGGGTTTCTGCAGGGCTGATGTTAATTCTTTTTTTCAGCTTCACTTTTGTCTACTACATGTTCATTCGAGTTACAACCAAGGGCGAAGTCGATCTACTGAAAGAAAAAGCACGCACGCTGATTCTGAAGGATTTACCTAATCATCCTGAGTATTGGCAGAATAACTCACAGATGGAAGAGCTCCTCATTCCGCAAGAAATGGTGCGGTATATTGCTCCCGATTCAAAGGTTGTTTACCAAATATATTCCGACCCCAAGCTGCTCAGCTTTTCTGCCAATTATGTAGACAAAGAAACGGTTATCTTAGAAACAGCGCCTGACGGAATTTTTATATTCGTGAAAATGCCTGTGTTCAAAGAAGGCCATCAGGTTGCTATTTTAGAAATTGGACGCAATTTGCGGAGGTTGGGCGAATACTCACGCATGCTCATCTCTATTCTTTTATTAACTTCCACAGGTGCACTGATATTAGCTCTCCTTGGGGGTTATTTCTATACGAATGTGCTCTTTCGTCCGCTTCAGCAGTTAGTTGCCATCATGCAAAACATTGAGAAAAGCGGCTCATTTAGGCATATCCCCATGCCTGACAAGCTCACGAATGATGAGTTAACGATGCTTGGCGCAACATTTAATCGAATGATTGATAGGCTGCAGGAAATGTTTCAAAAGCAGGAGCAATTCCTTGCGGATGCCTCACACGAGCTGCGTACGCCGCTCACGATCATTGAGAGCTACGCTAGCTTATTGCGAAGATGGGCTTTCCGGGATGATAAGCTGCGTGAGGAAGCGCTCGAAACCATCATCTCCGAATCAGCTCAGCTGAAGATTCTCACACAAAATCTGCTTTCCCTAACAGATAAAGAGCGAGAAGATTGTGAACAAAAGAGCACCTTTGACCTCCTTCCGATTGCCCAGCAAACCGCCTCCTCGCTTAGGGTCACCTCTTGCAGAGAGATTGACGTGCTGATTGCGCAAGACCTGAAAGAGCTTCAAATGAACGGAGATCCTTATAAGATCAGGCAGCTTCTCATTATTTTATTAGATAATGCACTCAAATACAGCCAACAAATAGTCGTGTTGAAAATTGGCGCCACAGAGAATAAATGGGTCAACATCGAAGTCATTGATCAAGGTATTGGCATCGCGGAAAGTGACTTACCGCACCTATTTGACCGCTTCTATCGGACGGATAAAGCAAGGAATCGCAAGCAAGGCGGAGTGGGTCTGGGACTGGCTATTGCCCAAAATATCGTTCAGAAGCATGAGGGGACCATTCAGCTCAAAAGCCGCTTAGGTCAAGGTACTACCGCATTGATTACGCTGCCAAAAACGTGTCAA is drawn from Paenibacillus sp. V4I7 and contains these coding sequences:
- a CDS encoding cell wall metabolism sensor histidine kinase WalK, whose amino-acid sequence is MSLKLKITLWVSAGLMLILFFSFTFVYYMFIRVTTKGEVDLLKEKARTLILKDLPNHPEYWQNNSQMEELLIPQEMVRYIAPDSKVVYQIYSDPKLLSFSANYVDKETVILETAPDGIFIFVKMPVFKEGHQVAILEIGRNLRRLGEYSRMLISILLLTSTGALILALLGGYFYTNVLFRPLQQLVAIMQNIEKSGSFRHIPMPDKLTNDELTMLGATFNRMIDRLQEMFQKQEQFLADASHELRTPLTIIESYASLLRRWAFRDDKLREEALETIISESAQLKILTQNLLSLTDKEREDCEQKSTFDLLPIAQQTASSLRVTSCREIDVLIAQDLKELQMNGDPYKIRQLLIILLDNALKYSQQIVVLKIGATENKWVNIEVIDQGIGIAESDLPHLFDRFYRTDKARNRKQGGVGLGLAIAQNIVQKHEGTIQLKSRLGQGTTALITLPKTCQ